One region of Syntrophobacter fumaroxidans MPOB genomic DNA includes:
- a CDS encoding phosphatidate cytidylyltransferase, which translates to MFDTNQWSSHRQRLITGVLLGLPLLLIIAVGPAWSWLVLILAAVLLGLWELQRLLVPEGLSPPLLVSYLTVGLSMPFAAFAAGPSGLHCALVLCLFSGFFGLLVSSPLDLHRTDLLSRLCLGWLYIPYLLSYVLLIGTLGGGRLWLVFILLVIVASDVGAYYVGTWLGRHKLYERVSPKKTVEGAMGGVAASVVTGVVFGYVCMEGVSAGRLAVFSATLAVVSQAGDLFESMLKRMSAIKDSSSLLPGHGGLLDRLDSLLFAFPTAWFFLVWMF; encoded by the coding sequence ATGTTCGACACCAATCAGTGGAGTTCCCATCGGCAACGTCTGATTACAGGCGTGCTGCTGGGGCTTCCTCTGCTGCTCATCATCGCGGTCGGTCCCGCCTGGAGTTGGCTTGTCCTCATCCTGGCCGCCGTTTTACTCGGGCTTTGGGAACTGCAGCGGTTGCTCGTTCCCGAGGGCCTGTCCCCTCCGCTTCTCGTTTCCTACCTCACGGTCGGGCTGTCCATGCCCTTCGCAGCCTTTGCGGCCGGGCCCTCGGGACTGCACTGCGCGTTGGTTCTGTGCCTTTTTTCCGGCTTTTTCGGCCTGCTGGTCAGTTCGCCGCTCGACCTCCATCGGACCGACCTACTGTCCAGGCTCTGCCTGGGATGGCTTTACATCCCTTATCTGCTGTCTTATGTACTGCTCATCGGAACATTGGGCGGCGGGCGGCTCTGGCTTGTATTCATTCTTCTCGTGATCGTTGCGAGCGACGTCGGAGCGTACTATGTCGGCACCTGGCTTGGACGACACAAGCTCTACGAGCGCGTGAGCCCGAAGAAAACCGTTGAAGGAGCCATGGGTGGCGTAGCCGCCAGCGTTGTAACGGGGGTCGTTTTCGGGTATGTTTGTATGGAAGGTGTTTCCGCCGGCAGACTGGCTGTCTTCAGCGCCACGCTTGCCGTGGTGAGCCAGGCCGGTGATCTCTTCGAATCGATGCTCAAACGGATGAGCGCAATAAAAGACTCGAGCAGCCTGCTCCCGGGGCACGGAGGCCTTTTGGACCGCCTCGACAGCCTGCTTTTCGCTTTTCCGACCGCATGGTTTTTCCTGGTATGGATGTTTTGA
- the tsaB gene encoding tRNA (adenosine(37)-N6)-threonylcarbamoyltransferase complex dimerization subunit type 1 TsaB codes for MKILALDTSTSSGSVALMEGPILTAEWTLQSARTHNRRLLRTIDDLLRQTGRELAEMDGFAVSTGPGSFTGIRIGLTSMKTLAWVLGKPFAGIPTLDALAAPFRFSRLPVCAMLDARKKEVYCALYRADESNRICRPGPYRAIAPERIVDMIEEPTIFCGDGWLLYRRTLMEKLGRLAVEAPASQHVVRAGAVAELAARKFSAGMADDPVTAVPIYVRPSEAEINYPHLGQPSKSPADIDPDRCF; via the coding sequence ATGAAAATTCTCGCACTCGATACGTCCACGTCTTCGGGGAGCGTAGCTCTCATGGAAGGTCCGATCCTGACGGCGGAGTGGACCCTCCAGTCAGCTCGGACTCACAATCGGAGGCTGCTCCGGACCATCGATGACCTCCTTCGACAGACCGGGCGGGAACTTGCCGAAATGGACGGGTTCGCCGTTTCGACCGGACCCGGGAGTTTCACCGGAATCCGCATCGGACTGACCTCCATGAAGACACTCGCCTGGGTCCTGGGCAAGCCTTTCGCCGGCATCCCCACCCTTGATGCGCTGGCCGCCCCGTTCCGTTTCTCGCGGCTGCCGGTCTGTGCCATGCTGGACGCCCGGAAAAAGGAAGTCTACTGCGCCCTCTACCGGGCCGATGAATCGAACCGCATTTGCCGCCCGGGACCCTACCGGGCTATCGCCCCTGAGCGGATCGTCGACATGATCGAGGAACCCACGATTTTCTGTGGCGACGGGTGGTTGCTCTACCGACGCACGCTCATGGAGAAATTGGGAAGACTGGCCGTGGAAGCCCCGGCTTCTCAGCATGTCGTTCGCGCGGGTGCGGTGGCCGAACTGGCTGCCCGCAAATTCTCCGCGGGAATGGCGGACGACCCGGTAACAGCAGTCCCGATCTACGTGAGACCGTCGGAGGCGGAAATCAACTATCCGCATCTGGGCCAACCCTCAAAGTCACCGGCCGATATCGACCCCGACCGCTGTTTCTGA
- a CDS encoding 1-deoxy-D-xylulose-5-phosphate reductoisomerase, whose product MGSRTISILGSTGSIGESTLEVVRQFPDRFRVIALGAGRNIKLLREQIRAFRPLSVSVLDSNLADELDRSLKGDAYRPEILFGSDGYDRVAAHPEAGTLVSAMVGAAGLLPTLTAIRAGKRLALANKETLVVAGEIVMALAAEHEVEILPVDSEHSAIFQSLQGNHRDALKRILLTASGGPFLNKTREELAMVTPQAALCHPNWSMGRKITIDSATLMNKGLEVIEARWLFGVPVDRIAVHVHPESIVHSMVEYVDGSVIAQMGIPDMKIPIAYALTYPERLPVRSPSLDLFRLQKLSFYPPDEERFPCLRLAFDACRKGSTYPAVLNAANEVAVGAFLDEKIAFPDIPGVIETAMGKHKAPAKPDLDAVIAADRWARVETERLIDDIRR is encoded by the coding sequence ATGGGTTCAAGGACGATCAGCATTCTGGGGAGCACCGGTTCCATCGGCGAAAGCACCCTTGAGGTTGTACGGCAGTTTCCGGATCGATTCCGCGTCATCGCGCTCGGTGCGGGCCGGAACATCAAGCTGCTGCGAGAGCAGATCAGAGCCTTCAGACCCCTGTCGGTTTCCGTTCTGGATTCGAACCTCGCCGACGAGCTCGATCGGTCCTTGAAAGGCGACGCCTATCGCCCGGAAATCCTCTTCGGTTCCGACGGCTACGACCGAGTGGCCGCGCATCCGGAGGCGGGAACGCTCGTTTCCGCGATGGTGGGCGCGGCAGGGCTCCTGCCGACCCTGACCGCGATCAGGGCGGGCAAGCGGTTGGCGCTCGCCAACAAGGAGACCCTCGTGGTGGCTGGAGAGATCGTGATGGCGCTTGCCGCCGAGCACGAGGTCGAGATCCTGCCCGTCGACAGCGAGCACAGCGCCATTTTTCAATCGTTGCAGGGCAACCACCGCGACGCGCTGAAGCGCATTCTCCTCACGGCCTCCGGAGGCCCTTTCCTCAACAAGACGCGTGAAGAGCTGGCTATGGTAACGCCCCAGGCGGCGCTGTGTCACCCCAACTGGTCCATGGGGCGCAAAATCACCATCGATTCCGCAACCCTCATGAACAAGGGGTTGGAGGTCATCGAAGCACGGTGGCTGTTCGGAGTGCCGGTGGACCGGATCGCGGTGCACGTGCACCCCGAGAGCATCGTCCACTCCATGGTGGAATACGTGGACGGCTCGGTAATCGCGCAGATGGGCATCCCCGACATGAAGATTCCCATTGCCTACGCGCTGACGTATCCCGAACGACTGCCCGTGCGGAGTCCGTCCCTCGATCTGTTCCGGCTTCAGAAACTGTCTTTCTATCCTCCGGACGAGGAACGCTTCCCATGTCTTCGCCTGGCTTTTGATGCCTGTCGGAAGGGTTCGACGTATCCGGCCGTTCTCAACGCCGCCAACGAGGTAGCGGTGGGCGCCTTCCTGGATGAGAAGATCGCCTTTCCAGATATTCCCGGGGTGATCGAAACAGCCATGGGCAAGCACAAAGCACCGGCAAAGCCGGACCTCGACGCCGTCATCGCAGCGGACCGGTGGGCGAGGGTGGAGACCGAGCGGCTGATCGACGATATAAGACGCTGA
- the rseP gene encoding RIP metalloprotease RseP: MILDIAYYARMMSSFIVVLGVLIFVHELGHFLVAKWMHVTVLRFSLGFGPKLWGFTRGDTEYRISWIPLGGYVKMLGEDSEEDVTPEQMERSFSSQRVGKRMAIVMAGPLSNFVLAIVIFTLLFAFSGIREITTDIASVTQGSPAEKAGLKAGDKVIAIDGKPISTWYELSETVEARGEHPLLIRIQRGTETLDVAITPYMGEKESELKEKIKTPLIGVVASSNYFIKKINPLEAGYYSLLQTWHLTKFSITVVIKLIQRALPFNVLGGPILIAQMAGQQAEKGLLELINFIALISVNLAVLNLLPIPILDGGHIMFFLVEAVLGRPLGVKKIEMAQKVGMLLLLVLMAFVFYNDIMRLLPGQKPQLSP, encoded by the coding sequence TTGATTTTGGATATCGCATACTATGCACGGATGATGAGCTCATTCATAGTGGTCTTGGGGGTCCTGATATTCGTTCATGAGCTGGGACATTTTCTGGTGGCCAAATGGATGCACGTCACGGTTTTGAGATTCTCCCTCGGGTTCGGGCCCAAACTTTGGGGATTCACCCGGGGAGATACCGAATACCGGATTTCCTGGATCCCTCTGGGCGGCTACGTCAAAATGCTGGGCGAGGATTCCGAGGAAGACGTCACCCCGGAACAGATGGAGCGAAGCTTTTCGTCCCAGCGTGTGGGCAAGCGCATGGCTATTGTAATGGCGGGGCCTCTTTCCAACTTTGTCCTTGCCATCGTCATATTCACCCTTCTCTTCGCGTTCTCGGGAATCCGCGAAATCACCACGGACATCGCTTCGGTCACCCAGGGCTCACCCGCCGAAAAAGCCGGGTTGAAAGCCGGAGACAAAGTGATCGCCATTGACGGAAAACCGATCTCCACGTGGTATGAATTGTCGGAAACGGTTGAAGCACGCGGAGAGCATCCCCTGCTGATACGGATCCAGCGTGGAACGGAGACCCTGGACGTCGCCATTACTCCCTACATGGGCGAAAAGGAAAGCGAGCTCAAGGAAAAGATCAAGACGCCGCTCATCGGCGTCGTGGCCTCATCCAACTATTTCATCAAGAAAATCAACCCACTGGAGGCTGGATACTACAGCCTCCTTCAGACTTGGCACCTCACCAAGTTCTCCATCACGGTCGTGATCAAGCTGATTCAGCGCGCCCTGCCTTTCAACGTTCTGGGCGGCCCGATCCTGATTGCCCAGATGGCGGGGCAGCAGGCCGAGAAAGGGTTGCTGGAGCTCATCAACTTCATCGCCCTGATCAGCGTCAACCTCGCGGTGCTGAATCTGCTGCCCATCCCCATACTGGACGGGGGGCATATCATGTTTTTTCTCGTGGAGGCGGTCCTCGGGCGTCCCCTGGGTGTGAAGAAGATCGAGATGGCGCAGAAGGTCGGAATGCTTCTGCTGCTGGTTCTGATGGCCTTCGTGTTTTACAATGACATCATGAGGCTGCTTCCGGGGCAAAAACCCCAACTGTCACCGTGA